The DNA segment ATTATGAGTTAGTGGATGACCTGCAGCAATAATAATTTGCGATCTTACTAAATCAATTCCTGTTATTTCTTCGGTTATTGTATGTTCAACTTGAATTCGGGGATTTACTTCAATAAAATAAACATTTTCCTGACTATCAACCAGAAATTCTACTGTTCCTGCATTATTGTATTCGACATACTTTGCAATGGAAACCGCATATTCATAAAGTTTTGCTTTGGTCTCTTCTTTCAATATTGATGGCGCAATCTCAATAACTTTCTGAAAACGTCTTTGTACAGAGCAGTCTCTCTCATAAAGATGCACCACATTACCATGATGATCTCCTAAGATCTGAACTTCAATATGCTTTGGATTCTCAATAAACTTCTCGATAAATACTGTGTCATCGCCAAATGCCTTTAGAGCCTCGCCTCTAGCATTCATAAACGCAGTTTTCATTTCGTCTGCATTTCGCACAACTCTCATCCCACGACCTCCACCGCCTGATGCCGCTTTTAGCATGACAGGATAACCAATAATTTGAGCTTCAGTTAAAGCTGTTTCTACAGAATCTAATTTTTCTTTAGAATCTAATATTGTAGGTACGCCAACGGCATTTGCTACAACTTTTGCTGCAACTTTATCTCCTAATTGAAGCATTGCTTCAATTCTTGGCCCAACGAATATTATATTCTCTTCATTACAACGTCTGACAAATTCTACATTCTCAGATAAAAAACCATATCCAGGATGTATTGCATCTACTTGATGTTCTTTGGCTACTTTAATAATCTCTTCTATATCCAGATAAGGCTTAAGAGGCTCGCTTTCATCACCAATTTGATAACTTTGATCTGCTTTGTAGCGATGCAATGAATACCGATCTTCGTAAGTATAAACAGCGACAGTATTGATTTTTAGTTCAGTTGCCGCACGAAAAACTCTAATTGCAATTTCGCCACGATTGGCAACAAGTAATTTTTTGATGGTCAAGTTTCCGGACATAGATATAGAATTAAGTTGTGTTTTCTGATGAATGCGAAATTAGAATAAAATGTTAAATTATAACATCTAATGTAGAGAAATTAAATTAAAAATTTGCCGATTTTTAAATTAAAAAATATGGATAAAGTGAATTTTCTACTTATTTTAGGAAATAATACTAGCAAAGTTACTTAGTATAGAATATTTAACTAAATTATTACTTTTACAGCTATTGATAATCTAAAAAAATAATTTTGTAAAAGCAGTGTTAATTTGAATAACATCATTAAACTTTTAGATTTCTATTTCAGATTATGTCGTGCAGAGGATTATGATTTGTAGACAAATTTTTAGGGAAATATAGAATAAATTTCGAGCCTTGATTAGTTTTTCCTTGTGCGAAAATAAAACCGTTATGATTATCCATAACGCGTTTGCAAATAGAAAGTCCAATGCCAGTGCCCTTCTGCTGAGAGGCTTTCTTCAAGGTTCTAAATAGCTTGAAAATTTTGGTGGCAAATTGCTGCTCAAAACCAACACCCGTATCAGAAATAACAATTTTATAAAAGTCTTCCCTTGGAAATCGAAGTAAATCTCGCTCTTCACTTTTTTCTGATTCATCCAGATAAATCTGAATTAAATTCGTTTCATCTTCTTTGCCAAATTTGATGGCGTTGCTTACTAAATTTACAAAAAGTTGTTGTAGTTGGAAGGGCAGTCCTATAATTTCTGGCAATTGGCCGATTTCAATTTTTACTTTGTGCTCTTCTATTTCTAAAGGAAGCATATCTACAACCTTACCAACAAGACCTTTAAGATCGACTCTTTCAAAAATTTTTTCTCCTTTTACAGATTGTGAATAATTAACCAAGTCGATCATTAAGTTTTGCATTCGATTTGCCGCAAAACTTATTCTATCAAAATAACCTTGAGCTGCTGGAGAGAGCTTTTTAATTTCGTCTGATTCTATTCGCGAGATAAACATCTGGATTTTTCGAAGAGGCTCTTGCATATCATGACTTACAATATTATTAAAAGACTCAAGCTCATCATTGATAGTTTGAAGATTATTGTTAATTTTCTCCATTTCGAGGTTGGCAGAGTATTGCTCTGTAATATCGTAATTTACTGCAATCTTGATATGTTCGCCTTCGTCATTTTGCACATAGCTGCCTACCGCTTTAATATATCGCAACTCATCTACACCAGTAAAAATCCGAAAAATTATAGAAGTGGGAAGTAACTTATCAAATGACTCAGAATAAGTAGTAATAACTTTTCTTTTATCTTCGGGATGTATTCTCTTGAAGACCTGCGCTACACCCATTTGAAGATTACTGTTAAAACCTTCAACCGAAGACCAAAAATTATCCGAAAAAGTAAATTTCCTTTGCTCTACATTATACTTCCAGTGACTGATTCCTGCAATTTTTTCTGCTTTATTAAAAGTGTAATTTAAAAAACTCAGTTCGCTGTTCACTCTCTTCAATTTCTTAACATCAGAATTAATCTGACTTATAGAAACTAAAATTATAAACAATGCCAAGGTCACAATTAAAAATGTTGTTACAATTGAAGTCTGTAGCTCATAATGATGATTAATTTTAAATAGTTTTAAGTTAGTGACCTCCGTATTTACAGAAGCCCGTATATATTCTCGCAGCTGATCCGAAATAATATCTCCTCTTTGCAGCACTTCCGCGATTTTAATACTTTCTATTTTTGAAACATCTTTGGACTCATCCAAAACCAAATCAAATAATGCAAAGCGAACGTCAATCAATTTTATTAAACTATCATTAGTAACACCATAGGCTGTATCAACACCCGCATTTTCTATCCGAGTAAGGATGGGAAGAACAGAATTTTTTTGATAGAATCGCTCTTTGATATACGAGCTGTCTTTAGTTATAATAAAACTACGTAAACTAGACTCATTGACAGAAAGAATAGAAAGAACTTGCTCATATTCCATCAATCTCGAACTAGATTCCGACATAGCAACCACCGATTTCTCGAGGTTTTGCATTTGCTGAAAAAATACAAAAGAAACGTATGCAACTAAAAGTAAAGCTACAGTAAGGGCAATTTTGGCTATTAAAGAGCTGTTTCTTTTAAATCGATTCATAAAACATCTGGAGGTAGTATTTTAAAAAGCTTTACTTACTGATAGTAAGATTTAGTAAAATGAAAATATTAGCTAATCTCAGCACTCTCTCTTCTTTTTTCAATAATACGTTTAAACATTGATGGTGTTAGACCTGTGGTTTTTTTAAATTGACCAGATAAGTGCGCTACTGAGCTATAATTCAATTTATATGAAATTTCGGTTAGAGTTAAATCTTCTTCAATAATCAATTTTTTGGCACGTTCTATTTTCTGAATTATGAAGTAATTCTCAATTGAACTGAAGGTGTATTCAGAAAATAAGTTGGAAATATAGCCATAGCTAAGGTTGAGTTTATCTGACAAATAAACAGAAATGGTGGTCAAGGGCATATCTGGCTCATGAACCAAAGTTACAATGGTATCCTTTATTTTCTGTATTAATTGATTTTTAGGATTGCTGATTAATTCGATACCGTACTGCGACAAATCAGATTCCAACGCGGCAAGTTGCTCATTTGCTATTTGTTTCTTAATTGTCACTTCGCTGCTGTTTAACAATTCGAAGTCAATTCCACGGGCTTCAAATTGCTCTTTTACAATTGCTTGACAGGCTGTGTTGGTGTCTATTTTTATATAAAATTTCATAGTGTTAAACTGGTTTATTTAGGATTTAAATGTACTATAATTATTTCTGCAAATCAACTTGAAAAAAAGTTCTATTTAATTTTTGAACAAAAAAAAAGAAACTATGTTTCATAGCTTCTTCATTAATTTGCGGGATAATACTATTATTTAATAAAAAGACTCCACTTTATCAGAATCTGGTTTAATCTTGATGGCATGTAAGAAATTTTTAAAAATATCTATCCCTTTATTCTTGATAACTTCAGGATATTTAACCGTGGCACTCGTTATTGCCGATTGCATTACAAAACCTAAAATCTTTTTCAATGGACCTTGTAGTGATCCTAGTAACACTTTGTTGGCAAGAAAACCTGTCCCCAAACCCACAACTCCGTGAATAATGTCATCTTTAGTTTCTGGCGAATCTCTTACAGATCTTACCACGCTACGCAAAAGATTAACAGGCTTCAAACTGTCTACAAATTCAGTTGCTTCCTCTTTAATTAGAAACTTTTCTTCTCGTTGTCGTATTTCTAGCACAGCAATAGCTTGAGATAATGACAATTGATCTATAATGTTTTTTTTAGTTTCCATATTTAATCTTTAAAAATTTTACGCACAATATAAGTGTTTACCTTATCTTTAAGCACCTGAGCTCGCAGTGCATAGACGATGACCGCAAATAGTAAATAAATACCTGAAACAATCATAAATCCATAATGCATTTTCCCTAAAACTTCTCCTAAATAAATTGCTAGACCAATACTTACAAATAATAGAAATAGTAAACCAAAGATCGCCAATATTACTGAAGTAAGAATGGACGTAGCTGTTTCAGCCACCTTTTGTAGGGCTTTTAATTTGTACAATTCAACAGAAGTTGAAACATACTGTTCAACTCGCTCGTATATTTGCTCAATTTTTGATTTATCTTCCATCATTGTATAAAGGTTATTTGAAAAATAGGGCGCCATTGTGACGCCCTTATACTTTTAAAAATCAGTATTATCTCTGATTCCCTTGACCTTGTGCAGCAGATTTAAAATCGTTTGCAGCTCCTTTAAGCTCATTCTTAGCATTGTCAACTAAATCTCCACCTTTATTTGCAAAAGAGTCAACTTTATTTTCAACTTTTTCTACAAGATCGTTGTATTTATCTTTAAGTCCGCTTACTTGTGATTTCATATCATCTGCAAGATCCTGACTTTTTTTAGAGATTTTTTTTCTTGTGTCTGCTCCTTTTTCTGGTGCTAATAAAACTCCTACTACTGCTCCAATTGCTACTCCTGCTAATGCTCCTAATAATACTTTACCTGATTTCATAATGTTTGGTTTTTTTGTTAATAATTTTTGGT comes from the Flavobacterium ardleyense genome and includes:
- a CDS encoding YtxH domain-containing protein, which encodes MKSGKVLLGALAGVAIGAVVGVLLAPEKGADTRKKISKKSQDLADDMKSQVSGLKDKYNDLVEKVENKVDSFANKGGDLVDNAKNELKGAANDFKSAAQGQGNQR
- a CDS encoding sensor histidine kinase, with protein sequence MQNLEKSVVAMSESSSRLMEYEQVLSILSVNESSLRSFIITKDSSYIKERFYQKNSVLPILTRIENAGVDTAYGVTNDSLIKLIDVRFALFDLVLDESKDVSKIESIKIAEVLQRGDIISDQLREYIRASVNTEVTNLKLFKINHHYELQTSIVTTFLIVTLALFIILVSISQINSDVKKLKRVNSELSFLNYTFNKAEKIAGISHWKYNVEQRKFTFSDNFWSSVEGFNSNLQMGVAQVFKRIHPEDKRKVITTYSESFDKLLPTSIIFRIFTGVDELRYIKAVGSYVQNDEGEHIKIAVNYDITEQYSANLEMEKINNNLQTINDELESFNNIVSHDMQEPLRKIQMFISRIESDEIKKLSPAAQGYFDRISFAANRMQNLMIDLVNYSQSVKGEKIFERVDLKGLVGKVVDMLPLEIEEHKVKIEIGQLPEIIGLPFQLQQLFVNLVSNAIKFGKEDETNLIQIYLDESEKSEERDLLRFPREDFYKIVISDTGVGFEQQFATKIFKLFRTLKKASQQKGTGIGLSICKRVMDNHNGFIFAQGKTNQGSKFILYFPKNLSTNHNPLHDII
- a CDS encoding helix-turn-helix domain-containing protein, with amino-acid sequence MKFYIKIDTNTACQAIVKEQFEARGIDFELLNSSEVTIKKQIANEQLAALESDLSQYGIELISNPKNQLIQKIKDTIVTLVHEPDMPLTTISVYLSDKLNLSYGYISNLFSEYTFSSIENYFIIQKIERAKKLIIEEDLTLTEISYKLNYSSVAHLSGQFKKTTGLTPSMFKRIIEKRRESAEIS
- a CDS encoding phage holin family protein, translated to MMEDKSKIEQIYERVEQYVSTSVELYKLKALQKVAETATSILTSVILAIFGLLFLLFVSIGLAIYLGEVLGKMHYGFMIVSGIYLLFAVIVYALRAQVLKDKVNTYIVRKIFKD